Proteins encoded in a region of the Candidatus Methylomirabilota bacterium genome:
- a CDS encoding thiamine pyrophosphate-dependent enzyme has product RLPVVFLVMNDGRYGAIKWLQETLFHGRWGEADLANPDFPALAQAFGARGERVEGVDALGAAIARALSADGPTVLDLPIAIDPPWEL; this is encoded by the coding sequence CCGGCTGCCCGTCGTGTTCCTCGTCATGAACGACGGCCGCTACGGCGCGATCAAGTGGCTCCAGGAGACGCTCTTCCACGGGCGCTGGGGCGAGGCCGACCTGGCGAACCCGGACTTCCCGGCGCTCGCCCAGGCGTTCGGTGCCCGCGGCGAGCGCGTGGAGGGCGTGGACGCGCTCGGCGCCGCGATTGCCCGGGCGCTCTCCGCCGACGGGCCAACGGTCCTCGATCTGCCGATCGCGATCGACCCGCCGTGGGAGCTGTAA